In Campylobacter suis, the following proteins share a genomic window:
- a CDS encoding 3'(2'),5'-bisphosphate nucleotidase CysQ family protein, whose translation MTNSELLDLAKSAAIAASSAIKHHYKSSFEVSFKSDNSPLTSADIAANEAIMQILKRSDIAICSEEEILDEKERTSAKAFWLVDPLDGTREFIDKNDEFCVCIALIEQGSVALGVIMIPMSNELFFASKDGVFAQILDENGKILHQRKLEYTNKNRQILYTGRRSKAIRERKIASEFNLNFTQIGSAIKFAKVAQNGGVYARFSNSSLWDIAAGEAIVKFSGGIMCDIENFAPINYSAKSLESPKFIAISKENLAQKDEILALARELL comes from the coding sequence ATGACAAACTCTGAGCTTTTAGATCTTGCAAAAAGTGCCGCTATAGCCGCCAGCAGTGCTATAAAACACCATTATAAAAGTAGTTTTGAAGTAAGCTTTAAAAGCGATAACTCTCCGCTAACAAGTGCTGATATAGCAGCAAATGAAGCGATAATGCAAATTTTAAAACGCTCAGATATTGCCATTTGCTCTGAAGAAGAAATTTTAGACGAGAAAGAGCGCACGAGCGCAAAGGCTTTTTGGCTAGTCGATCCACTTGATGGAACTCGAGAGTTTATAGATAAAAATGATGAGTTTTGCGTATGTATCGCACTTATAGAGCAAGGCAGTGTAGCGCTTGGTGTGATAATGATACCGATGAGCAATGAGCTTTTTTTTGCAAGCAAAGATGGGGTTTTTGCTCAAATTTTAGATGAAAATGGCAAAATTTTACATCAACGCAAACTTGAGTACACAAACAAAAATAGACAAATTTTATACACAGGAAGACGCTCAAAAGCTATCCGCGAGCGCAAGATAGCTAGCGAATTTAATCTAAACTTTACACAGATAGGCTCTGCTATAAAATTTGCAAAAGTAGCACAAAATGGCGGCGTATATGCACGCTTTAGCAACAGCTCACTTTGGGATATAGCAGCTGGCGAAGCGATAGTAAAATTTAGCGGCGGGATAATGTGCGATATAGAAAATTTTGCGCCGATAAACTATAGTGCAAAAAGTCTTGAAAGCCCGAAATTTATAGCTATTAGCAAAGAAAACTTAGCACAAAAAGATGAAATTTTAGCCCTAGCAAGAGAGCTTTTATAA
- a CDS encoding cation:proton antiporter has protein sequence MQENGLYILLTLAAIIFASPYISKNFRIPIAPVEIMLGTIAGYLGLLSHNELFDAISEAGFFFLMFLAGMEVDLRIFLNADRKVLKLGCIYIALLYVIATFCMFVFKLDPLFIIIIPIMAVGMIFTLFKEYGKDQQWLNLSMLIGVIGEVVSITLLTITSAYLQFGGSWDFWLSIIYLLGFLLLSGVLFKFLGIIFWWFPGFKTVLMPQYDKNEKDIRLSIAVFLAVCALMVFLRLEVAFGAFIAGMIIATFFDHKQDLPHKLGSFGFGFLVPIFFAHIGSTLKVETLFVGEVVKEAIFITVTMIVCRLVASIVFINILKIKQIVIYALSHSMPLTLLIAVATIAHKSGSLSDEFYSSFVLASLLQVLFCMVTIKILVNFKSKKA, from the coding sequence TTGCAAGAGAACGGACTTTATATACTTTTAACGCTTGCGGCGATCATTTTTGCTTCGCCTTATATCTCCAAAAATTTTCGCATACCTATTGCGCCAGTGGAGATAATGCTAGGCACTATCGCTGGCTATCTTGGTCTTTTATCACACAATGAACTTTTTGACGCGATAAGCGAGGCTGGCTTTTTCTTTTTAATGTTTTTAGCAGGCATGGAGGTTGATCTTAGGATCTTTTTAAATGCGGATAGAAAAGTTTTAAAACTAGGCTGCATATATATCGCGCTTTTATATGTCATCGCAACTTTTTGTATGTTTGTATTTAAGCTTGATCCGCTTTTTATCATCATCATACCGATAATGGCTGTGGGCATGATATTTACACTATTTAAAGAGTATGGTAAAGATCAGCAGTGGCTAAATTTAAGTATGCTAATAGGCGTTATCGGCGAAGTGGTAAGTATCACGCTACTAACGATAACATCGGCTTATTTACAGTTTGGTGGGAGCTGGGACTTTTGGCTTAGCATTATCTATCTACTTGGGTTTTTGCTACTTAGTGGGGTTTTATTTAAATTTCTTGGTATTATTTTTTGGTGGTTTCCAGGCTTTAAAACTGTGCTTATGCCACAATATGACAAAAACGAAAAGGATATACGCCTAAGCATAGCCGTATTTCTTGCTGTGTGTGCGCTGATGGTATTCTTGCGACTTGAAGTTGCATTTGGTGCTTTTATCGCGGGTATGATAATCGCTACATTTTTTGACCACAAACAAGACCTACCACACAAGCTTGGTAGCTTTGGCTTTGGCTTTTTAGTTCCTATATTTTTTGCTCACATCGGCTCAACGCTAAAAGTTGAGACGCTTTTTGTTGGTGAAGTTGTGAAAGAGGCGATATTTATAACAGTGACGATGATAGTATGCAGACTTGTTGCAAGTATAGTTTTTATAAATATCTTAAAGATAAAACAAATCGTTATCTACGCACTTAGCCACTCTATGCCACTTACGCTTTTAATCGCCGTTGCAACCATAGCTCACAAGTCTGGTAGTCTAAGTGATGAGTTTTACTCATCGTTTGTTTTAGCAAGCTTATTGCAAGTGCTATTTTGTATGGTTACGATAAAAATTCTCGTAAATTTTAAATCCAAAAAAGCATGA
- a CDS encoding methyltransferase regulatory domain-containing protein encodes MQSFEVKSSYDEMPYFSAAFHDSSVLRLHAIGKFLRLEPTPVRKARVLELGGAFGGNIMPLAVAYPDAEVVGVDISSIQVNTGNAIAKQMGIENFHLIEADIMALSPEQIKELGKFDYIIAHGFYSWVRKNVRDAFLALTKTLLKQNGIAFISYNVYPGWKSFDTLRDYMMFCAKDKNGIKRLDVAKRELNFMGEFLRMNFHTKSNEALKQTQELLLTQLNFVRSILKDSKNDYYILHEFFETTNEAQLFYKFANRLSDFGLGYLVESTLDDVFAPGIGVARFDRHINKTYKSRIDREQMRDFFLNRSFRKSLVMHEDELNEESETNISLDEISLIHIIAKLEKTKDGYSINDEPLSPQFNEIFAKIYDAYPASISIDELGISDDNINAFLALMANPATLLSTQKFSHIKYEKGKTRLKPRVAGYLRYFANTHKPVMLLATQLNSKTHIDTLGARTALLFDGQNSFDDIVKELEKIYEIYKNEPDAKHLNEFNPEIYASEVAKKLENSYFLEKF; translated from the coding sequence ATGCAGTCATTTGAAGTAAAGAGCTCTTACGATGAGATGCCCTATTTTTCGGCAGCCTTTCACGATAGCTCGGTACTTCGCTTGCATGCGATAGGCAAATTTTTGCGTCTTGAGCCAACACCAGTTCGTAAGGCTAGAGTGCTTGAGCTCGGCGGTGCTTTTGGTGGCAATATCATGCCACTTGCAGTAGCCTATCCAGACGCTGAGGTTGTTGGTGTCGACATATCAAGCATACAGGTAAATACTGGCAATGCCATCGCCAAGCAGATGGGGATTGAAAATTTTCATCTTATTGAAGCCGATATAATGGCACTAAGTCCAGAGCAGATAAAAGAGCTTGGGAAATTTGACTACATCATCGCCCATGGCTTTTATAGTTGGGTTAGAAAAAATGTTAGAGACGCCTTTCTTGCGCTTACAAAGACACTTTTAAAACAAAATGGCATTGCATTTATATCCTACAATGTCTATCCGGGCTGGAAAAGTTTTGATACTTTGCGTGATTATATGATGTTTTGTGCCAAAGATAAAAACGGCATAAAACGCCTTGATGTTGCAAAAAGAGAGCTAAATTTTATGGGTGAGTTTTTGCGTATGAATTTTCACACTAAAAGCAACGAAGCTCTAAAACAAACTCAAGAGCTGCTACTTACCCAGCTAAATTTCGTCCGTTCGATACTAAAAGATAGTAAAAACGACTACTACATCTTGCACGAGTTTTTTGAAACGACAAACGAAGCACAGCTTTTTTACAAATTTGCAAACCGCTTAAGCGACTTTGGGCTTGGGTATTTGGTTGAAAGTACGCTTGATGATGTTTTTGCACCAGGTATTGGCGTTGCTAGATTTGATAGGCATATAAACAAAACTTATAAAAGTCGTATCGACCGCGAGCAAATGCGTGACTTTTTTCTAAATCGCTCGTTTCGCAAAAGCCTTGTCATGCACGAAGATGAGCTAAATGAAGAGTCTGAAACAAACATTAGCCTTGATGAAATTTCACTCATTCACATCATCGCAAAGCTTGAAAAAACAAAAGATGGTTATAGTATAAATGATGAGCCCCTAAGCCCGCAGTTTAATGAAATTTTTGCCAAAATTTATGACGCTTATCCAGCTAGTATCAGTATTGATGAGCTTGGCATTAGCGATGATAACATCAATGCTTTTTTGGCACTTATGGCAAACCCAGCCACGCTTTTATCCACACAAAAATTTAGCCATATAAAGTATGAAAAGGGCAAAACTAGACTAAAGCCAAGAGTAGCAGGCTATCTTAGATACTTTGCTAACACACATAAGCCAGTTATGTTGCTAGCCACACAGCTTAACTCAAAGACTCATATAGATACCTTGGGTGCTAGGACAGCACTTCTTTTTGATGGGCAAAACAGCTTTGATGACATAGTAAAAGAGCTTGAAAAAATTTATGAAATTTACAAAAATGAGCCAGACGCAAAACATTTAAATGAGTTTAACCCAGAAATTTACGCTAGCGAAGTGGCTAAAAAGCTTGAAAATTCGTACTTTCTAGAAAAATTTTAA
- a CDS encoding flagellin B codes for MSFRINTNINAMNSHANAVGNNRDISGSLQKLSSGLRITTAAEDASGLAIADSLRSQASALGQAIANGNDAVGIIQTADKAMDEQLKILNTIKTKATQSAQDGQTTRSRQALQADIVRLMEQLDNIGNTTSFNGQQLLNGTFTNKEFQVGAYSNQSIKASIGSTTSDKIGLTRFESSKLLTGLAEVKDLKFLAVDGVNDVGVASAIISTGVGKGIGALAENINKVSTKTGIRASFDVTRIMSVAITSVAIEGLEINGVKIGDLEVRANDSNGALVNAINAVKDQTGVEASVDAETGKMVLTSRSGRAMEFKGTNISAAIGAKADDVFVGRLNLVRLDGRDIKITGGSDLKIDSDAFLSANGGAQQSVSLRDVRGQIDGKLATAMGFQRMSGVLTVAQSAGVMTLRGAMAVMDIAESAQITLDQIRSDLGSVQNQLIVTVNNITTTQVNVKAAESQIRDVDFAAESANFSKFNILAQSGSYAMSQANSVQQNVMKLLQ; via the coding sequence ATGAGTTTTCGTATTAACACAAACATCAACGCGATGAATTCGCACGCTAATGCTGTAGGCAACAACAGAGACATTTCAGGCTCTTTGCAAAAGCTCAGCTCAGGCTTACGAATCACAACAGCGGCAGAAGATGCATCAGGTTTGGCTATTGCAGATAGCCTTCGTTCACAAGCAAGTGCCCTTGGTCAAGCTATAGCTAACGGCAACGACGCAGTTGGTATCATCCAGACAGCTGACAAAGCTATGGACGAGCAGCTAAAAATTCTTAACACTATTAAGACTAAAGCTACTCAGTCTGCTCAAGATGGTCAAACTACTCGTTCTCGTCAAGCACTTCAAGCTGATATCGTTCGTTTGATGGAGCAACTTGACAACATAGGTAACACTACATCTTTTAACGGTCAGCAACTACTTAACGGAACATTTACAAATAAAGAGTTCCAAGTTGGTGCTTACTCTAACCAGTCTATCAAGGCTTCTATCGGTTCAACTACATCTGACAAGATAGGTCTTACTCGTTTTGAGAGCTCAAAGCTTCTTACAGGTTTGGCTGAGGTCAAAGACCTTAAGTTTCTTGCAGTCGATGGTGTAAATGATGTAGGCGTTGCTTCAGCTATTATCTCAACAGGTGTTGGTAAAGGTATCGGTGCTTTGGCTGAAAATATCAACAAAGTATCTACTAAAACTGGTATCCGTGCATCATTTGATGTTACTCGTATAATGTCAGTTGCTATCACATCAGTTGCTATAGAAGGACTTGAGATAAATGGTGTAAAGATAGGCGACCTAGAAGTTAGAGCAAATGACAGCAACGGTGCTTTGGTAAATGCTATCAATGCTGTTAAAGATCAAACTGGTGTTGAGGCGTCTGTTGATGCTGAGACAGGTAAGATGGTTCTAACAAGCCGTTCAGGTCGTGCTATGGAGTTCAAAGGAACTAACATAAGTGCAGCTATTGGTGCTAAAGCAGACGATGTATTTGTAGGTCGTTTAAATCTAGTAAGACTAGATGGTCGTGATATCAAAATCACAGGAGGCTCAGACCTTAAGATAGATAGCGACGCTTTCTTATCAGCTAATGGTGGTGCACAACAGTCAGTATCTCTAAGAGATGTTCGTGGTCAGATAGATGGCAAGCTAGCAACAGCTATGGGCTTCCAAAGAATGTCAGGCGTTTTAACCGTAGCTCAATCAGCTGGTGTTATGACACTACGCGGTGCTATGGCAGTTATGGATATAGCTGAGTCAGCTCAGATCACACTTGATCAGATCCGCTCTGACTTAGGTTCTGTACAAAACCAGCTAATCGTAACAGTAAACAACATCACTACAACTCAGGTGAATGTAAAAGCAGCTGAGTCTCAAATCCGTGATGTTGACTTTGCAGCTGAGTCTGCTAACTTCTCTAAGTTTAACATACTAGCTCAGTCTGGTAGTTATGCTATGAGTCAAGCTAACAGCGTTCAGCAAAACGTAATGAAGCTTTTACAGTAG
- a CDS encoding biotin synthase, translating to MKQIMLCAISSLSCGVCDEDCGYCTQNINSKVKISRYHIKSQEQVVAEAKRASANHALGFCLVTSGARLDDDKTEQVAKIARAVSKECPELMLIACNGMASREQLSELKNAGVFSYNHNLETSREYFSKICTTHSWDERWQTNLDAKSVGLELCCGGIYGLGESESDRVSLRVSLAELAPFSSPINFFMPSDGLSIKQEILSADEAFKIIDDSVKALPNTRLMIAGGRERVLGERQYEIFSHGVVAIVLGDYLTQKGEDMSEDVRCLKELGYTFASKCH from the coding sequence ATGAAACAAATCATGCTATGCGCGATAAGTTCGCTAAGTTGCGGAGTGTGTGATGAGGACTGCGGATACTGCACGCAAAACATCAACTCAAAGGTAAAAATTTCACGCTATCATATAAAAAGCCAAGAGCAAGTCGTAGCTGAGGCAAAAAGAGCAAGTGCAAACCATGCTCTTGGATTTTGTCTAGTTACAAGCGGGGCGAGGCTAGATGATGATAAGACCGAGCAAGTGGCAAAGATAGCAAGAGCTGTAAGTAAAGAATGCCCCGAGCTTATGCTAATCGCTTGCAATGGCATGGCAAGTCGCGAGCAGTTAAGCGAGCTTAAAAATGCTGGTGTTTTTAGCTACAACCACAACCTAGAAACAAGCCGTGAGTACTTTTCTAAAATTTGCACCACGCATAGCTGGGATGAGAGATGGCAGACAAATTTAGACGCAAAAAGCGTGGGATTAGAGCTTTGCTGTGGTGGTATATATGGACTTGGCGAGAGTGAGAGTGACAGAGTGAGCCTGCGTGTTAGTTTGGCTGAGCTTGCGCCGTTTTCAAGTCCGATAAATTTCTTTATGCCAAGTGATGGACTTTCTATCAAGCAAGAAATTTTAAGCGCAGATGAGGCATTTAAGATCATTGATGATAGCGTAAAAGCCCTGCCAAATACAAGACTTATGATAGCTGGTGGGCGAGAGAGAGTGCTTGGTGAAAGGCAGTATGAAATTTTCTCGCACGGTGTGGTAGCTATAGTTTTAGGAGACTATCTCACTCAAAAGGGCGAAGATATGAGTGAAGATGTAAGGTGCTTAAAGGAGCTTGGCTACACATTTGCTAGCAAGTGCCACTAA
- the trpA gene encoding tryptophan synthase subunit alpha: MDKISLAFRGEKANIGYIVGGYPSVEHTKEFLSKLDQSCLDMLEIGIPYSDPLADGKTIAKASFKAYESGLNTDSMFEILSECKGRFSKPVVFLVYFNLVFSYGIRDFIKRAKECGVSGMIVPDLPSEESEEIFALCESENFALIPLISVTSGDRVGEILKRASGFVYAVGAIGVSGSKRASVDRLKELVKTAKNFTDLPVCVGFGVRTKEDANEVKSYADGAIIGTAIVELTDKFSGDELMQKVGELF; encoded by the coding sequence ATGGATAAAATCTCACTTGCATTTAGGGGCGAGAAGGCAAATATCGGCTACATTGTGGGCGGATATCCAAGCGTGGAGCATACGAAGGAATTTTTATCAAAGCTTGATCAAAGCTGTCTTGATATGCTAGAGATCGGCATCCCTTACTCTGATCCGCTAGCTGATGGCAAAACGATAGCAAAGGCTAGTTTTAAGGCGTATGAGAGTGGGTTAAACACTGATAGTATGTTTGAAATTTTATCAGAGTGCAAGGGGCGATTTAGCAAGCCTGTGGTGTTTTTGGTCTATTTTAACCTTGTCTTTTCATACGGCATTCGTGATTTTATAAAAAGGGCAAAAGAGTGCGGTGTGAGCGGTATGATCGTGCCTGATCTGCCAAGCGAGGAGAGCGAGGAGATATTTGCACTTTGCGAGAGTGAAAATTTCGCACTTATACCACTTATCAGCGTTACATCGGGTGATAGAGTTGGCGAGATATTAAAACGAGCGAGTGGTTTTGTATATGCCGTGGGCGCGATAGGGGTTAGTGGCTCAAAAAGAGCGAGTGTAGATAGGCTAAAAGAGCTGGTAAAGACGGCTAAAAATTTCACCGATTTGCCCGTTTGCGTGGGCTTTGGCGTAAGGACAAAAGAGGACGCCAATGAAGTTAAAAGCTATGCCGATGGTGCGATAATAGGCACAGCAATAGTGGAGCTGACGGATAAATTTAGTGGCGATGAGCTTATGCAAAAAGTCGGCGAACTATTTTAA
- the trpB gene encoding tryptophan synthase subunit beta, whose protein sequence is MNKKAYFGKFGGQFVPETAMFALDELEKAYESIAKTPEFEAELNDLLKNYVGRPSPLYHAKRLSKHYGHEIYLKREDLNHTGAHKINNALAQALLAKKMGKTKIIAETGAGQHGVATATAAALLGLECDVYMGAVDIARQEINAFRMKLLGANLISVEDGLKTLKEATTAAIQAWVNEIESVFYVIGSAVGPHPYPMIVRDFQNIIGKETKAQLKEHGVKAEYIIACVGGGSNAIGIFNEFLADESVELIGVEAAGLGAGTPYHAATLTKGREGIIHGMKTIVLQDKYGMIEEVHSISAGLDYPGIGPQHAHLHDIKRVKYEPITDDECINALKLTTRLEGIIPAIESSHALAYLEKLCPKLDKKSVIVVNVSGRGDKDIDTIMSYEKGKIYG, encoded by the coding sequence ATGAATAAAAAAGCGTATTTTGGAAAATTTGGAGGGCAGTTTGTGCCAGAAACTGCGATGTTTGCACTTGATGAGCTTGAAAAAGCGTATGAAAGTATCGCTAAGACGCCGGAGTTTGAAGCTGAGCTTAATGACTTGCTTAAAAACTATGTCGGTCGTCCTAGTCCGCTCTATCACGCAAAACGCCTAAGCAAACACTACGGACACGAAATTTATCTAAAACGAGAGGATCTAAATCACACTGGCGCTCATAAGATAAATAACGCTCTAGCACAGGCTTTGCTAGCTAAAAAGATGGGAAAAACCAAGATCATTGCTGAAACTGGAGCCGGACAGCACGGCGTGGCAACAGCGACAGCAGCGGCGTTACTAGGTCTTGAGTGCGATGTGTATATGGGTGCTGTTGATATCGCAAGGCAGGAGATAAACGCCTTTCGTATGAAGCTACTTGGTGCAAATTTAATCAGCGTTGAGGACGGCTTAAAAACTCTTAAAGAGGCGACAACAGCGGCCATTCAAGCGTGGGTAAATGAGATAGAAAGTGTGTTTTATGTCATTGGCTCAGCAGTCGGTCCGCACCCATATCCGATGATAGTTCGCGACTTTCAAAACATCATCGGTAAAGAAACCAAAGCTCAGCTAAAAGAGCACGGCGTAAAGGCTGAGTATATCATCGCTTGTGTGGGCGGTGGAAGCAACGCCATAGGGATATTTAACGAATTTTTAGCTGATGAGAGCGTAGAGCTTATAGGGGTTGAAGCGGCCGGGCTTGGAGCTGGCACACCCTATCACGCAGCCACGCTTACAAAGGGTCGCGAGGGGATAATCCACGGTATGAAAACCATCGTTTTACAAGATAAATACGGCATGATAGAGGAGGTGCATAGCATTTCGGCTGGGCTTGATTATCCGGGTATCGGGCCACAGCATGCACATTTGCACGATATAAAACGCGTAAAATACGAGCCTATCACCGATGATGAGTGCATAAATGCCCTAAAACTCACAACTAGACTTGAGGGCATAATTCCAGCGATTGAAAGCTCACATGCTTTGGCTTATTTAGAGAAACTTTGCCCTAAACTAGATAAAAAAAGCGTCATCGTGGTAAATGTTTCGGGCCGCGGCGATAAAGATATAGATACGATAATGAGCTATGAAAAAGGAAAAATTTATGGATAA
- a CDS encoding phosphoribosylanthranilate isomerase, which translates to MNSGKSNGSYNLSAPLENAISFIGVIFAKSKRQVDMQNAREISRLAHRYGVKCVGVFASSDAQSCSSSLVQNGIQSDCEIMEICEYCELDVAQIHGFISQNLYANLKDMGLDVFKAVSVSPNAKTLPSINEPCDMALYDCKGESLGGNGTSFGWEILSDLMPFSFGMAGGIGEQNFAKALKFKPRLIDINSKVEDENLVKIPSKIEKILQIYQGAKTLDFNKHK; encoded by the coding sequence ATAAATTCTGGTAAAAGCAATGGGTCTTATAATTTAAGTGCACCGCTAGAAAATGCCATCAGTTTTATAGGTGTTATATTTGCAAAATCAAAGCGCCAAGTAGATATGCAAAACGCTCGTGAAATTTCACGCTTAGCTCATCGTTATGGCGTAAAATGCGTGGGTGTGTTTGCAAGTAGCGACGCACAGAGTTGTTCGAGTTCTTTAGTGCAAAACGGCATTCAAAGCGATTGCGAGATAATGGAGATATGCGAATACTGTGAGCTTGACGTAGCACAAATCCACGGCTTTATAAGCCAAAATTTATACGCAAATTTAAAAGATATGGGCTTAGATGTGTTTAAGGCTGTGAGCGTGTCACCTAACGCAAAGACTTTGCCAAGCATAAATGAGCCTTGCGATATGGCTCTATATGACTGCAAAGGCGAGAGCTTGGGTGGTAATGGTACTAGCTTTGGCTGGGAAATTTTATCAGATCTTATGCCGTTTAGCTTTGGTATGGCTGGTGGCATAGGAGAGCAAAATTTCGCCAAAGCTTTGAAATTTAAACCAAGGCTAATTGATATAAACTCAAAAGTCGAAGATGAAAATTTAGTAAAAATACCAAGCAAGATAGAGAAAATTTTACAAATTTATCAAGGTGCTAAAACGCTAGACTTTAACAAGCATAAATAA
- the trpD gene encoding anthranilate phosphoribosyltransferase: MILLIDNYDSFVFNVRQYVAELTNEQILCVRNDEITLDEIRHLAPTHIILSPGPKHPKDSGVCLEILRSDIEVPILGICLGHQAIGLSYGGKIKQLSHPLHGKTSNIDILCAEPLFSGLPSKVEVMRYHSLYVDELSDELQSLAVSEDGVCMALRVKNRKIFGIQFHPESYFSQYGKKMIENFLNIDKKEQKRENQMINFAPYMVKLQNGIMLDGADYAVICKAINDKEYDIVQLAGLLVLISEKSLYAQSVAALVTNILKYSQTYTDTSDMFDIVGTGGDRLKTINVSTTVAFILASLGVKVAKHGGKAVTSKSGSSDTLSALGVKLSASIDENRAKIQKQNLAFFHAPFFHNIMAEVKEVRERLKIGTCFNMMGPLLNPNLGLKFQMVGNYLEPVNELMAQTLLTLGRKHALVVHGMDGMDEITLCDETLIHEVKDGKILSYRVTPEQFGFQRAFHADIEGGTSEENAEILRATLRAEVSGAKFDIVVLNAMFALYAADFVKSPSEAKPIILEAISSGRAWKFYQEYIKE; the protein is encoded by the coding sequence ATGATACTTTTGATAGATAACTACGATAGTTTTGTATTTAATGTAAGACAGTATGTTGCAGAGCTAACAAATGAACAAATTTTATGCGTAAGAAATGATGAGATAACGCTTGATGAGATCCGCCACCTTGCGCCAACTCATATCATTTTAAGCCCAGGGCCAAAGCACCCAAAAGATAGCGGAGTGTGTTTAGAAATTTTACGCTCAGACATTGAAGTACCGATACTTGGGATTTGTCTTGGTCATCAAGCCATAGGGTTAAGCTATGGCGGCAAGATAAAACAGCTTTCACATCCACTTCATGGAAAAACATCAAACATAGACATTTTGTGCGCTGAGCCGTTATTTAGTGGGCTTCCGAGCAAAGTTGAAGTTATGAGATATCACTCGCTTTATGTTGATGAGCTTAGTGATGAACTACAAAGCCTTGCGGTAAGCGAAGATGGCGTATGTATGGCACTTCGTGTTAAAAATAGAAAAATTTTTGGCATTCAGTTTCATCCTGAAAGCTACTTTTCGCAATACGGCAAAAAAATGATAGAAAATTTTCTAAACATTGACAAAAAAGAACAAAAACGGGAGAACCAAATGATAAATTTCGCACCTTACATGGTAAAGCTACAAAATGGCATAATGCTTGATGGGGCTGACTATGCTGTTATTTGCAAAGCGATAAATGACAAAGAGTATGATATCGTGCAGCTCGCTGGACTCTTGGTATTAATAAGCGAAAAAAGCCTTTATGCTCAAAGCGTTGCAGCACTTGTAACAAATATCTTAAAATACTCACAAACTTACACAGACACAAGCGATATGTTTGATATCGTGGGAACTGGTGGCGATAGGCTAAAAACCATAAATGTTTCAACAACGGTAGCTTTTATACTCGCAAGTCTTGGTGTAAAGGTCGCAAAGCACGGCGGAAAAGCAGTTACAAGTAAAAGTGGAAGTTCTGATACGCTAAGCGCACTTGGTGTAAAACTTAGCGCAAGCATTGATGAAAACAGGGCAAAGATACAAAAGCAAAATTTAGCATTTTTCCATGCGCCATTTTTTCATAATATTATGGCTGAGGTTAAAGAGGTTAGAGAGCGCCTTAAAATAGGCACTTGCTTTAACATGATGGGACCACTACTTAATCCAAATTTAGGGCTAAAGTTTCAGATGGTTGGCAACTATTTGGAGCCTGTTAATGAACTCATGGCACAAACTCTACTTACACTTGGCAGAAAACATGCCTTGGTTGTGCACGGCATGGACGGCATGGACGAGATAACGCTTTGTGATGAAACGCTTATTCACGAAGTAAAGGATGGTAAAATTTTATCTTATCGTGTAACGCCAGAGCAATTTGGATTTCAAAGGGCATTTCATGCTGACATTGAAGGTGGAACAAGTGAAGAAAATGCTGAAATTTTAAGAGCAACTTTACGCGCAGAAGTAAGCGGGGCTAAGTTTGACATAGTTGTTTTAAATGCGATGTTTGCACTTTATGCGGCTGACTTTGTAAAAAGTCCAAGTGAGGCAAAACCGATCATTCTTGAAGCCATTAGCAGTGGCAGGGCATGGAAATTTTATCAAGAGTATATAAAAGAGTAG